A region from the Flavobacterium enshiense genome encodes:
- a CDS encoding plasmid pRiA4b ORF-3 family protein: protein MVYKFRVILDAEEDIFRDIAILEDDTLEDLHNAVVNAFGFDGTETGSFFTCENDWTWNEDDEIPMFDTGDVLGEMKTMADFKINDLVHKDNTKMVYIYDFFSMWTFFLELAAIEEKEEGETYPALLFSHGELPAEAASSGFRGADVTNDDIYGDFEDEFDEEDMDMFEGDDSFEDFGYEENWN, encoded by the coding sequence ATGGTTTATAAATTCCGAGTAATCCTCGATGCCGAGGAAGACATTTTTAGAGATATTGCAATCCTTGAAGACGATACTTTAGAAGATTTACACAATGCTGTCGTTAACGCTTTTGGCTTTGACGGTACGGAAACAGGTTCGTTTTTCACTTGTGAAAACGATTGGACATGGAATGAAGATGATGAAATCCCGATGTTTGATACCGGAGATGTTCTTGGGGAAATGAAAACGATGGCTGATTTCAAGATCAACGATTTAGTGCACAAGGACAACACCAAAATGGTGTATATCTATGATTTCTTCAGCATGTGGACGTTCTTCTTAGAGCTTGCTGCCATTGAAGAAAAAGAAGAAGGAGAAACTTATCCTGCACTATTGTTCTCCCACGGTGAACTACCTGCCGAAGCAGCTTCAAGCGGATTTAGAGGTGCTGATGTTACCAACGACGACATTTACGGCGACTTTGAAGATGAATTCGACGAAGAAGACATGGATATGTTCGAAGGAGATGATTCATTTGAAGATTTTGGTTACGAAGAAAACTGGAATTAA
- a CDS encoding tetratricopeptide repeat protein has product MTRIITSLVLFICSWAFSQSSATSSPYEQGMGKAMGLWKEGKSAEATAIFERIASVEKTNWLPNYYVAFINTIEVFKLQDKSKASALLDKAQQALDNATAVSQNNPELMVVQALIYTAYIVQDPMTNGMKYSSKAMEQYYKAQALAPENPRVVFSKAEFEIGGAKYWGTDTKPMCAEVERSLGLFAKFKSETAFHPSWGLDRAKEVLANCGK; this is encoded by the coding sequence ATGACACGAATTATCACATCATTAGTATTATTTATCTGCAGTTGGGCATTTTCACAATCGTCCGCTACAAGTTCACCCTACGAACAGGGAATGGGGAAAGCGATGGGTTTATGGAAAGAAGGAAAATCAGCTGAAGCAACTGCCATTTTCGAGCGAATTGCTTCTGTAGAGAAAACAAATTGGCTGCCTAATTATTATGTTGCGTTCATCAATACTATCGAAGTTTTTAAATTACAGGACAAGTCGAAAGCTTCTGCATTATTAGACAAAGCACAACAGGCCTTGGACAATGCCACAGCGGTTAGTCAGAATAACCCAGAGCTGATGGTGGTTCAGGCGCTGATTTACACTGCTTATATTGTTCAGGATCCAATGACCAACGGGATGAAATATTCCAGCAAAGCAATGGAACAGTATTACAAAGCACAAGCCCTTGCACCTGAAAACCCAAGAGTTGTTTTCTCTAAGGCTGAATTCGAAATAGGTGGTGCAAAATATTGGGGAACTGATACAAAGCCTATGTGTGCTGAGGTGGAGCGCTCCCTCGGACTTTTTGCTAAATTTAAGTCAGAGACTGCTTTTCATCCAAGCTGGGGATTAGATCGCGCTAAAGAGGTTTTGGCTAACTGTGGGAAATAA
- a CDS encoding LytR/AlgR family response regulator transcription factor — MNIIIIEDEKPAARLLQRKVEKLGLNVATMLHSVEESLEWFQNNPHPDLIFLDIQLSDGLSFEIFEHFDKAQRPIKSAVIFTTAYDEYALRAFKLNSIDYLLKPIDEDDLEVAVNKFKARNQPQNLSLDFEMIKKMLVNPIDKSYKKRFTVKIGQQLKLINVDEVECFYSENKGTYLHTLDNRDYLLDGTLEQLEAELDPKDFYRVSRKFIVPMKAIKEIQLHSNSRLKVLLQTYNDDEVIVARERVSDFKEWLG; from the coding sequence ATGAACATCATCATAATAGAAGACGAAAAACCGGCTGCCCGTTTATTGCAGCGTAAAGTTGAAAAACTCGGATTGAATGTGGCTACTATGCTGCATTCGGTGGAGGAGTCACTGGAATGGTTTCAGAATAACCCTCATCCGGATTTAATTTTTCTGGACATTCAGTTGTCTGACGGTTTGTCGTTTGAGATTTTTGAGCACTTCGACAAAGCTCAGCGCCCTATCAAAAGTGCTGTAATCTTTACCACGGCTTATGATGAATATGCTTTGCGTGCCTTCAAACTAAACAGCATCGATTATCTTTTAAAACCGATTGATGAAGACGATTTGGAAGTAGCGGTAAACAAATTCAAAGCCCGAAACCAGCCGCAAAACTTGTCGTTGGATTTTGAAATGATTAAGAAGATGCTGGTAAATCCAATCGATAAGAGTTATAAAAAACGCTTCACGGTTAAAATAGGTCAGCAGTTAAAATTGATTAATGTTGATGAGGTGGAATGTTTCTACAGCGAAAACAAAGGAACCTATCTGCATACATTAGACAATCGCGATTATCTGTTGGATGGTACCTTAGAGCAATTGGAAGCCGAACTCGATCCGAAGGATTTCTACCGCGTCAGCCGCAAATTCATTGTTCCGATGAAAGCGATTAAGGAAATTCAACTGCATAGTAATTCACGTTTAAAAGTCCTTCTGCAAACATACAATGACGATGAGGTAATTGTGGCGAGAGAGCGCGTGAGTGATTTTAAAGAATGGCTGGGGTAA
- a CDS encoding YciI family protein: protein MKKLFFILLVALSNNIISAQKTEVTYDEKLANELGGDNNGMKTYIFCILKTGSNTTATKEEKTKYFEGHMANINRLADEGKLIVAGPFMKNDRNYRGIFIFNCATVEEAQKLVETDPAVKAKIFEVELTPWYCSAALMAVPSTHKKITKPTK, encoded by the coding sequence ATGAAAAAGCTATTCTTTATTCTACTTGTAGCCCTGAGTAATAATATAATTTCAGCACAAAAAACTGAAGTTACTTACGACGAAAAACTGGCCAATGAATTAGGAGGAGACAACAACGGTATGAAGACCTATATTTTCTGCATCCTTAAAACAGGTTCTAACACAACTGCGACGAAAGAAGAGAAAACAAAATATTTTGAAGGCCATATGGCTAACATCAATCGTCTTGCCGATGAAGGGAAACTGATTGTAGCCGGCCCATTTATGAAAAACGACCGTAATTACCGCGGGATATTCATTTTTAACTGCGCTACCGTGGAAGAAGCACAAAAATTAGTGGAAACGGATCCCGCTGTGAAGGCAAAAATCTTTGAGGTGGAATTAACTCCCTGGTATTGCAGTGCTGCTTTGATGGCGGTTCCTTCAACACATAAAAAAATAACCAAACCAACTAAGTAA
- a CDS encoding TonB-dependent receptor, with protein MKTLITLLVFLCSMSLFSQTTISGKVLDQKGKPVEGANVFIEGAYDGATSDANGDFSFTASEKGNQVLVITFLSFETQKVSIVIENYKPQTIKLKESVNTLDAVVISAGTFKAGDNSKAAALKPLDIVTTAGAAGDIIGALQTLPGAQIVGESGRLFVRGGESDETQTYVDGIRVAQPYNATANNIPTRGRFSPFLFSGMTFSTGGYSAEFGDALSSVLLLNTINEVDNEESNFSFMTVGLGASNVQKWKKSSLSVNLTYINLEPYQKVVKQNVDWEKPYQSMSGETVFRQGFNNGLFKFYAAFDYTTFNLNQKNVNFSQPINVDTQNNNFYTNASYKGNFGAGWGIHGGISFGYNQNKNEVDRSNLKNRENASHMKLKLTKKFSDRVHLAFGGDYFITDFEENYNDITLGEFKDGYYNNITAVYAETDIFFSKKLAAKLGLRALNSTHIDKSSIEPRISLAYKTSKNGQVSLAYGDFHQNPVQNYLKFHSDFNYEKTSHYILNYIYSVNGRTLRAEVFYKDYSDLVKYDTYTPLFNSNYNNNGYGYAKGLDVFWRDNKTVKHLDYWISYSYIDSKRDYKNYETNVIPNFVANHTLSVVTKYWIEDWKSQLSITNSFATGRPYDNPNETAFMNGKAKDYNSLSMSWAYLLSPQKILYFSVSNVLGRDNIFGYDYALSPDSNGVYQRQAITQPADRFFFIGFFWTISKDKSKNQLDNL; from the coding sequence ATGAAAACCCTTATTACCCTATTAGTTTTTTTATGCAGCATGAGCCTGTTTTCGCAAACCACGATTTCAGGAAAAGTTTTGGACCAGAAAGGAAAACCTGTTGAAGGAGCTAACGTTTTTATAGAAGGAGCTTATGACGGAGCGACATCTGATGCAAACGGGGATTTTTCTTTTACAGCATCAGAGAAAGGCAATCAGGTATTGGTAATTACTTTTTTGAGTTTTGAAACGCAGAAAGTTTCAATCGTAATTGAAAACTATAAACCGCAAACCATTAAACTTAAAGAAAGTGTGAATACGCTTGATGCCGTTGTGATTTCTGCAGGAACTTTTAAAGCAGGCGACAATTCGAAAGCAGCGGCTTTAAAACCTTTAGATATTGTTACAACAGCCGGAGCCGCGGGCGACATTATAGGTGCATTGCAAACGTTACCGGGGGCGCAGATTGTAGGGGAAAGTGGGCGTCTGTTTGTACGCGGTGGCGAATCTGATGAAACGCAGACATACGTAGACGGAATCCGCGTTGCACAACCCTATAATGCTACTGCTAACAATATTCCGACACGCGGGCGTTTTTCTCCTTTTTTATTCAGTGGTATGACTTTCTCAACAGGCGGTTATTCGGCTGAGTTTGGAGATGCTTTGTCAAGCGTACTGTTGTTGAATACAATCAACGAAGTGGATAATGAGGAATCGAATTTTTCATTCATGACTGTCGGTCTTGGAGCCAGCAACGTTCAGAAATGGAAGAAAAGTTCCTTAAGCGTCAATTTGACGTATATCAATTTAGAACCTTATCAGAAAGTTGTTAAACAAAATGTTGATTGGGAAAAGCCATATCAGTCTATGTCAGGCGAAACGGTATTCCGACAAGGGTTTAACAACGGATTATTTAAATTTTATGCCGCATTTGATTATACGACGTTCAATCTGAATCAGAAGAATGTTAATTTTTCCCAACCCATAAACGTGGATACACAAAACAATAATTTTTATACGAATGCCTCCTATAAAGGCAATTTCGGGGCAGGTTGGGGCATTCATGGCGGAATCAGTTTCGGTTACAATCAAAATAAAAATGAGGTCGACAGAAGCAATCTGAAAAACAGGGAAAATGCATCACACATGAAACTGAAACTTACCAAAAAGTTCTCAGATAGAGTTCATCTGGCTTTTGGAGGCGATTATTTCATTACCGATTTCGAGGAAAATTACAACGATATCACTTTAGGTGAATTTAAAGATGGGTACTACAACAATATAACAGCGGTTTATGCCGAAACGGATATTTTCTTTTCCAAAAAACTGGCAGCCAAATTAGGTCTTCGTGCACTAAACAGTACTCATATTGACAAGAGCAGTATAGAACCAAGGATTTCATTGGCTTATAAAACGAGTAAAAACGGACAGGTTTCTTTGGCCTACGGTGATTTTCATCAGAATCCGGTTCAGAATTACTTGAAATTCCATTCGGATTTCAATTACGAAAAAACATCCCATTATATCCTGAATTACATATATTCTGTAAACGGAAGAACCCTGCGGGCCGAAGTCTTCTATAAAGATTATTCCGATTTGGTAAAATACGATACTTATACGCCACTATTTAACAGCAACTACAACAACAATGGTTACGGTTACGCAAAAGGACTGGATGTTTTTTGGAGAGATAATAAAACAGTTAAACATCTTGATTACTGGATTTCGTATTCTTACATAGACAGCAAACGCGATTATAAGAATTATGAAACCAATGTGATACCAAACTTTGTGGCTAATCATACGCTTTCTGTGGTGACTAAATATTGGATAGAAGACTGGAAATCGCAATTGAGTATTACGAACAGTTTTGCCACCGGACGCCCTTACGATAATCCCAATGAAACAGCATTCATGAACGGAAAGGCTAAAGATTACAATAGTCTGAGTATGAGTTGGGCATATTTGCTTTCGCCTCAGAAAATTTTGTATTTTTCCGTATCCAATGTGTTGGGAAGGGATAATATCTTCGGATATGACTATGCACTTTCTCCCGACAGCAATGGAGTATATCAACGACAAGCCATTACACAGCCTGCAGACCGCTTTTTCTTTATAGGTTTCTTTTGGACAATCAGTAAAGATAAGAGCAAGAATCAGTTGGATAATTTGTAG
- a CDS encoding MmcQ/YjbR family DNA-binding protein — MNIEDLQQLCKSLPSVTEDIKWENDLCFCIGEKMFCVVGLNQTPTSASFKVTPEEFDELSTQKGFKPAPYVARYKWVLVEDITTLSPKEWKHYVTQSYTLVKDKLPAKIKKQLSLGCSDF; from the coding sequence ATGAATATTGAAGATTTACAACAACTTTGCAAATCATTACCGTCAGTTACCGAAGATATCAAGTGGGAAAACGATTTGTGTTTCTGCATAGGTGAAAAAATGTTTTGTGTCGTCGGATTAAACCAAACACCCACTTCTGCTTCGTTCAAAGTCACTCCGGAAGAGTTTGATGAACTTTCCACTCAAAAAGGGTTCAAGCCTGCCCCTTATGTGGCGCGCTACAAATGGGTTTTGGTGGAAGACATCACTACTTTATCGCCTAAAGAATGGAAACACTATGTAACACAATCATATACGCTGGTGAAAGATAAATTGCCCGCAAAAATCAAAAAGCAATTAAGCCTTGGATGTTCTGACTTTTGA
- a CDS encoding 2TM domain-containing protein → MENNIDNFDERYEDAQKRVKRLKGFYSHLIIYVLVNILIVFININNLKPGESYFQFENFFTAFFWGIGLLAHAVSVFGHHLIFGKEWEERKIKEFMEKDKQEHEKWE, encoded by the coding sequence ATGGAAAATAATATTGACAATTTCGACGAACGCTACGAAGATGCTCAAAAAAGGGTAAAGCGGTTAAAAGGTTTTTATTCACACCTGATAATCTATGTCTTGGTAAATATTTTGATTGTTTTTATCAATATTAATAATCTGAAACCGGGAGAGAGCTATTTTCAATTTGAAAACTTTTTTACTGCTTTCTTTTGGGGAATTGGTTTGTTGGCACATGCTGTTAGTGTTTTCGGGCATCATTTGATTTTCGGAAAAGAATGGGAAGAGCGGAAGATCAAAGAGTTCATGGAAAAGGATAAACAGGAGCATGAAAAGTGGGAGTAG
- a CDS encoding 2TM domain-containing protein — protein sequence METNYNEREQLERAKKRVQEIKGFYGHLAVYVSVNIFFLVINLLTSPKDLWFFWPMLGWGIGVTFHGLRVFNCIPFFGNDWEEKKIREFMREEELQKIELKDQHNGK from the coding sequence ATGGAAACAAATTATAACGAAAGAGAACAATTGGAACGAGCAAAAAAAAGAGTCCAGGAAATAAAAGGTTTTTACGGACATTTAGCAGTTTATGTCAGTGTGAACATATTCTTTTTGGTAATCAACCTGTTAACATCACCGAAAGATTTATGGTTTTTTTGGCCAATGTTAGGCTGGGGAATCGGAGTAACCTTTCATGGATTACGTGTTTTTAATTGTATTCCATTTTTCGGGAATGATTGGGAAGAGAAAAAAATACGCGAGTTTATGCGAGAGGAAGAGCTTCAGAAGATTGAATTAAAAGATCAGCATAATGGAAAATAA
- a CDS encoding nucleoid-associated protein: MINLFNTHIDNLSIHRVGNKSRNEAIFLSEQPYNLNDEIMPLLKEFFFKPFRDKEENYFQFAHDVDLDYNEMYNYANEIFANPGSVHEVSKKITKHLFEQSNHPHIKNGEVYVTYLTNVSIDNNVVDAIGVFKSEIKADFLQFEEKDTNLDMILQQGISLNKLDKGCLIFNYKKEEGYKILTVDSNRYDARYWLEHFLSVDAFQDENFITKKYLKFCQDFAKEVVLPAEDKKEEVMFMNRAVNHFAKNDNFEETNFINEVIDNPDLISEFKNYKVDKGEKYSIEDLTSFPIANAAVSDARKKMKNVIELDTNIQIKLDFINPESAEKFVEKGWDEEKQMYYYLVYFNKEQKS; the protein is encoded by the coding sequence ATGATCAATTTATTTAATACACACATAGACAACCTTTCCATCCACCGCGTTGGAAACAAGAGCCGCAATGAAGCTATTTTCCTTTCGGAACAACCTTATAACCTGAATGATGAGATTATGCCTCTTTTGAAAGAGTTTTTCTTTAAACCCTTCAGAGATAAAGAGGAAAATTACTTTCAGTTTGCTCACGATGTGGATTTAGATTATAACGAAATGTATAATTATGCGAATGAGATTTTCGCTAATCCAGGCAGTGTACATGAGGTTTCTAAAAAAATTACGAAGCACTTGTTCGAGCAATCAAACCATCCGCACATTAAAAACGGTGAGGTGTATGTGACCTATTTAACAAATGTTTCAATTGACAACAATGTGGTTGACGCTATCGGTGTTTTCAAAAGTGAAATCAAAGCCGATTTCCTTCAATTTGAAGAGAAAGACACTAATTTAGACATGATCCTGCAACAGGGAATCAGTCTGAACAAATTAGACAAAGGCTGCTTGATCTTCAACTATAAAAAAGAAGAAGGTTACAAAATCTTAACCGTAGACAGTAACCGTTATGATGCACGCTACTGGTTGGAGCATTTCTTATCGGTAGATGCTTTCCAGGATGAGAATTTCATCACTAAAAAATACCTGAAATTCTGTCAGGACTTTGCTAAAGAAGTAGTACTTCCTGCTGAAGACAAAAAAGAAGAAGTGATGTTCATGAACCGTGCTGTAAACCACTTCGCTAAAAACGACAATTTTGAAGAGACGAATTTCATTAACGAAGTAATTGACAATCCGGATTTGATTTCGGAATTCAAAAACTATAAAGTAGACAAAGGAGAAAAATACAGTATTGAAGATTTGACTTCCTTCCCTATTGCGAATGCTGCCGTTTCGGATGCTCGTAAGAAAATGAAAAACGTAATTGAACTGGATACGAACATTCAGATTAAATTAGATTTCATCAATCCGGAAAGTGCCGAAAAATTTGTGGAAAAAGGTTGGGATGAAGAAAAGCAGATGTATTATTATCTGGTATATTTTAACAAAGAACAAAAAAGTTAA
- a CDS encoding chloride channel protein, whose amino-acid sequence MNKTAQLRKSHKLIKFQKLSIVSVLIGFLCAFMAVSLKRLTEHYEEILFHKASSNWIFFLVFPVFGLSVIYFLRQYLFKKKENKGIKEIFESTGSRTKKLPVYKIPSHFFNGLLTVAFGGSTGIEVSTVVASAAIGSVAQEKENVFKRHKTELICAGIAAGITALFCSPIAGVLFAFEVISKKVTKTFALTTSLSVAVAYSFILLLDEKPLFEVSVTNWHLYAFPYFLLLGVLAGINSVYLTKSVIYIKSKFGQIEKHSTKILIGSAIISLSLLVLPQLYGEGYHAIKDLFSNSDSIVLTTSFVLTMSGVLLLKPIITSVTLASGGDGGVFAPSMFIGAFLGLLTASLLNTYFDADVIPLNFMIIGMAAMLSASIHAPFTALFLICGLINNYTLFLPLLAVCLVSKTTAQLLYPYTVYSYQPKTVS is encoded by the coding sequence ATGAACAAAACCGCACAGCTTCGTAAAAGTCACAAACTGATCAAATTCCAAAAACTGAGCATTGTTTCTGTACTGATTGGTTTTCTGTGTGCATTCATGGCGGTTTCCTTAAAGCGTTTAACCGAGCATTATGAGGAAATCCTCTTCCATAAGGCTTCTTCAAACTGGATTTTTTTTCTGGTATTTCCGGTTTTTGGTTTGTCTGTGATCTATTTTTTGCGTCAGTATCTGTTCAAAAAGAAAGAAAACAAAGGGATTAAAGAGATTTTTGAAAGCACTGGTTCCCGAACCAAAAAACTTCCGGTTTATAAAATCCCTTCCCATTTTTTCAACGGTTTGCTCACTGTTGCTTTTGGAGGCTCAACCGGAATTGAAGTCTCTACTGTGGTAGCTTCTGCCGCCATTGGTTCTGTCGCTCAGGAAAAAGAAAATGTTTTTAAAAGACATAAAACCGAACTCATTTGTGCCGGAATTGCCGCCGGGATCACAGCTTTGTTCTGTAGTCCGATTGCAGGAGTCTTGTTTGCCTTTGAAGTAATCTCCAAGAAGGTAACCAAAACCTTTGCCTTAACTACAAGTTTGTCGGTAGCTGTTGCTTACAGTTTCATTTTGCTTTTAGATGAAAAACCGCTGTTTGAAGTGTCAGTCACCAATTGGCACCTGTATGCTTTCCCGTATTTTTTATTGCTTGGCGTTTTGGCGGGAATTAATTCGGTGTACCTGACCAAATCTGTAATTTACATTAAATCGAAATTCGGGCAGATTGAAAAACATTCCACTAAAATCCTGATTGGTTCAGCCATAATCAGCCTATCATTATTAGTTTTACCACAATTATACGGAGAAGGATATCACGCTATAAAAGATTTGTTTTCCAATTCTGATTCTATCGTTTTGACTACTTCGTTTGTGCTTACGATGTCTGGCGTCTTACTTCTGAAACCAATTATCACTTCGGTAACTTTGGCTTCCGGTGGCGATGGCGGCGTATTTGCGCCCAGCATGTTCATTGGTGCTTTTTTGGGATTACTAACCGCATCTCTTCTCAATACTTATTTTGATGCCGATGTGATTCCGCTTAACTTCATGATTATCGGAATGGCTGCGATGTTGAGTGCCAGCATTCACGCGCCTTTCACCGCTTTATTCCTGATTTGCGGATTGATTAATAACTACACGTTGTTTTTACCACTTTTAGCCGTGTGCCTGGTTTCCAAAACCACAGCGCAGTTGCTTTATCCATATACCGTTTACAGTTACCAGCCAAAAACCGTTTCCTGA
- a CDS encoding histidine kinase, giving the protein MNKYLKEFLKSIVLGLIIFVVLIFVGLLTGKKIALDNNLLMNFQYTLLYSVCLYMVNSLVFVFLDKVFTNNRFTFKRILIGFFSSFVVSVLTIFLLRIFEEVVIEMDSFESFIENEKASDYLVATIMTFIVTLIFHVIFFYRSYQENRVKEQKIIAGTASAKFESLKNQIDPHFLFNSLNVLSSLIEENPESAQKFTSSLSKIYRYVLEQRDKELVSVEEELAFAKTYMNLLKMRFENSIFYELPEKVNNPEAKVVPLSLQLLLENTVKHNVVSEKKPLHIRIFEQNNCLVVQNDLQKKEVLKDRQGVGLQNIINRYAILTERKVSIKQTEKEFTVELPLLTKQIGIMSTTYKTNDDSSYYRAKKRVEAIRGFYGSLISYCVVIPALVFINLYFSPKFQWFWFPMIGWGMGLFMHGFGVFGYGSRWEDRKIREILNKQNDKQNWK; this is encoded by the coding sequence ATGAATAAGTATCTCAAAGAATTTTTAAAATCGATTGTTTTAGGACTGATCATATTTGTAGTGCTGATCTTTGTAGGTTTGCTCACAGGTAAAAAGATTGCCTTAGACAACAATCTGCTGATGAATTTTCAGTATACCTTGTTGTATTCGGTTTGTCTGTACATGGTTAACTCTTTGGTATTTGTTTTTTTAGATAAGGTTTTTACGAATAACAGGTTTACTTTTAAAAGGATTCTGATTGGATTTTTCAGCTCTTTTGTAGTGTCGGTTTTAACTATCTTCCTTTTGAGGATTTTCGAGGAAGTTGTTATAGAAATGGATTCTTTTGAAAGCTTTATAGAAAATGAGAAGGCTTCGGATTATTTAGTGGCCACAATCATGACGTTTATTGTTACGCTGATTTTTCATGTAATATTTTTTTACCGTTCGTATCAGGAAAACAGGGTTAAAGAACAGAAGATAATCGCTGGAACGGCATCTGCAAAATTTGAAAGCTTAAAAAACCAGATTGATCCGCATTTTTTGTTTAACAGTCTGAACGTATTAAGTTCGCTCATTGAGGAAAACCCGGAGAGTGCTCAGAAATTTACATCTTCGCTTTCCAAGATTTATCGCTACGTCCTGGAACAACGGGATAAGGAACTGGTGAGTGTTGAGGAAGAGCTGGCTTTTGCCAAAACGTATATGAATTTGCTAAAGATGCGTTTTGAGAACAGTATTTTTTACGAATTACCAGAAAAAGTAAATAATCCTGAAGCGAAAGTGGTGCCTTTGTCCTTGCAGTTACTGCTGGAAAATACGGTAAAGCATAATGTTGTAAGCGAAAAGAAACCTTTACATATACGGATTTTTGAACAAAACAATTGTCTGGTGGTTCAAAACGATTTACAGAAAAAAGAAGTCTTGAAAGACAGGCAAGGGGTTGGTTTACAGAATATAATCAACCGATACGCAATTCTGACCGAACGTAAAGTCAGTATCAAGCAAACCGAAAAAGAGTTTACGGTAGAATTACCGTTATTAACGAAACAAATAGGAATTATGTCAACCACATATAAAACAAACGATGATTCGTCCTATTACAGAGCTAAAAAACGGGTGGAAGCCATTCGCGGATTTTACGGAAGTCTGATATCGTATTGTGTGGTTATTCCGGCGCTGGTTTTTATCAACCTTTATTTTTCGCCTAAATTTCAATGGTTCTGGTTCCCGATGATTGGTTGGGGTATGGGACTTTTTATGCATGGTTTTGGTGTTTTCGGATACGGATCCAGATGGGAAGATCGAAAAATCAGGGAAATACTGAATAAACAGAATGACAAACAAAACTGGAAGTAA
- the gloA2 gene encoding SMU1112c/YaeR family gloxylase I-like metalloprotein, with amino-acid sequence MLKLNKIHHIAIICSDYEKSKHFYTEILGLEILQEIYRKERQSYKLDLALNGNYVVELFSFPSPPKRVSLPEAAGLRHLAFEVDDIENTRGFLVQNNLEAETIRIDEFTGKRFFFISDPDDLPIEFYES; translated from the coding sequence ATGCTGAAACTGAATAAAATTCACCATATCGCGATTATCTGTTCCGATTACGAAAAATCAAAGCACTTTTATACTGAAATTTTAGGTCTTGAAATCCTGCAGGAAATATATCGGAAAGAACGCCAATCCTATAAACTTGATTTGGCTTTAAACGGAAACTATGTGGTAGAATTATTTTCGTTTCCGAGTCCTCCAAAACGAGTTTCCCTTCCGGAAGCAGCCGGATTACGCCATCTTGCCTTTGAAGTGGATGATATCGAAAATACCAGAGGTTTTTTGGTTCAGAACAACCTCGAGGCTGAGACTATCAGAATCGACGAATTCACAGGCAAGCGATTTTTTTTCATCTCAGATCCTGATGATTTGCCTATCGAATTCTACGAGAGTTGA
- a CDS encoding HPP family protein, giving the protein MPTKHFKRNYRKAKYVLYKETLVDFKEHFWAFVGAFVGMGIIAYLHYNIFPREDFIFLIGSFGASCVLVYGVIQSPLAQPRNLIGGHVISAIVGVTAAKLFPDMIWLASALAVASSIVLMQITKTLHPPGGATALIAVTGSPAILKLGYLYVISPVLSGAMILLTVALIFNNMTSNRQYPTSKKFTKLKKKISGHLKKNQDN; this is encoded by the coding sequence ATGCCTACAAAACACTTCAAACGCAATTACCGAAAAGCCAAATACGTACTGTATAAGGAAACACTTGTTGATTTCAAGGAGCACTTTTGGGCTTTTGTGGGCGCTTTTGTCGGAATGGGGATTATCGCTTATTTACACTACAATATTTTCCCAAGAGAAGATTTCATTTTCTTAATCGGTTCCTTTGGTGCGTCGTGTGTTTTGGTTTATGGTGTGATTCAAAGTCCGCTCGCCCAACCGCGTAACCTCATTGGCGGGCATGTGATTTCTGCCATTGTGGGAGTTACCGCTGCCAAACTTTTTCCTGACATGATTTGGCTGGCTTCTGCCCTTGCCGTTGCATCATCCATCGTTTTGATGCAGATTACTAAAACCCTGCATCCACCCGGAGGTGCTACTGCACTGATTGCCGTTACCGGTTCGCCCGCCATTTTGAAACTGGGGTACCTATACGTAATTTCTCCGGTGCTGAGTGGTGCGATGATCCTTTTAACAGTAGCCTTGATATTCAACAATATGACTTCCAACCGTCAATATCCGACAAGTAAGAAGTTCACCAAGCTGAAAAAGAAAATTTCCGGTCATCTCAAAAAGAATCAAGACAATTAA